From a region of the Leishmania major strain Friedlin complete genome, chromosome 32 genome:
- a CDS encoding putative ras-related rab-4 — protein MADKYQQLMKLIVIGDSGVGKSCLLHRFIEDTFSEEQTQTIGIEYGAKIIDVGGAKVKLQIWDTAGQERYKSVTRSYYRGATGCLIVYDVNNRSSYESVPQWLSDVRQLAGSDVVVMLIGNKMDLTKGNSVRAVQHNEASLYAQQNGLLHFETSAATGEFVSEAFLKVAKSAVSLASAAEPESDTQLIQDNTANNSYLSSCSC, from the coding sequence ATGGCGGACAAGTATCAGCAGTTGATGAAACTCATTGTCATCGGAGACAGTGGCGTGGGCAAGTcgtgcctgctgcaccgatTCATTGAGGACACTTTTTCTGAAGAGCAGACGCAGACCATCGGCATTGAGTACGGTGCGAAGATTATCGACGTGGGCGGAGCAAAGGTCAAGCTGCAGATCTGGGACACAGCTGGCCAGGAGCGGTACAAGTCGGTGACGAGAAGCTATTATCGTGGTGCCACGGGATGCCTCATCGTCTACGATGTCAACAATAGAAGCTCGTACGAAAGTGTTCCGCAGTGGTTAAGCGACGTACGACAGCTAGCAGGAAGCGATGTCGTAGTAATGCTCATCGGAAATAAAATGGATCTGACGAAAGGGAATAGCGTTCGCGCAGTCCAGCACAACGAGGCATCTTTGTATGCGCAGCAAAATGGTCTGCTGCACTTTGAAACTTCCGCAGCTACGGGCGAGTTTGTTTCTGAAGCTTTCCTGAAAGTCGCCAAAAGTGCCGTGTCCTTGGCGAGCGCTGCGGAGCCAGAGAGCGACACCCAGCTGATCCAGGATAACACAGCAAACAACTCATACCTTTCGTCGTGCTCTTGCTAA
- a CDS encoding putative prostaglandin f synthase, whose translation MAVKCTHVTLSNGVQVPQLGIGTWEAKDGNEVVNIKWAVNAGYRHVDTAHYYKNEKGVGQGISECGVPRSDIFVTTKLWNYDHGYESALAAFEQSRQALGVEYVDLYLIHWPGPNRSYIETWRAFEKLYEMKKVRAIGVSNFEPHHLDDLLANCTVPPMVNQVEMHPHFQQKALRAYCAEKNIAVTAWRPLGKGALLTEPQLVELAEKHKRSAAQVIIRWLIQLGVIAIPKSSHEERIKQNFDVFDFELSPEDMRRIESMDRNSRIGSSPETFFPTERK comes from the coding sequence ATGGCTGTTAAGTGCACGCACGTGACCCTGAGCAATGGGGTACAGGTGCCACagctcggcatcggcacGTGGGAGGCGAAGGATGGCAATGAAGTCGTGAACATCAAGTGGGCTGTCAACGCTGGCTACCGCCATGTTGACACTGCGCACTACTACAAGAACGAGAAGGGCGTTGGCCAGGGCATTAGCGAATGCGGCGTGCCGCGCTCTGATATCTTCGTCACGACGAAGCTGTGGAACTACGACCACGGCTACGAAAGTGCCCTCGCTGCCTTCGAGCAGAGTCGCCAAGCGCTTGGGGTGGAGTACGTGGATTTGTACCTCATCCACTGGCCGGGCCCCAATCGCTCGTATATCGAGACGTGGCGTGCCTTCGAGAAGTTGTATGAGATGAAGAAGGTGCGTGCGATCGGCGTGTCCAACTTTGAGCCGCACCACCTTGATGACCTGCTGGCGAACTGCACGGTGCCACCGATGGTGAACCAGGTAGAGATGCACCCTCACTTCCAGCAAAAGGCGCTCCGCGCGTACTGCGCCGAGAAGAACATTGCCGTGACGGCATGGCGCCCTCTTGGCAAGGGTGCCCTGCTGACAGAGCCTCAGCTCGTGGAGCTGGCGGAAAAGCACAAGAGGTCTGCAGCTCAGGTCATCATTCGCTGGCTCATCCAACTCGGCGTCATTGCCATCCCCAAGTCCAGCCACGAGGAGCGCATCAAACAGAACTTCGACGTTTTCGACTTTGAGCTTTCACCCGAGGACATGCGGAGAATCGAGTCCATGGACAGGAATTCGCGTATCGGGTCTAGCCCCGAGACCTTCTTCCCAACCGAGCGCAAGTAA
- a CDS encoding putative profilin, translated as MSWQAYVDDSLIGSGNMHSAAIIGAADGSYWAYGGSYVPQPEEVQHIQKCLSDFSFVQSSGVNIYGVKFFGLQCGTDGDCKYIFFKKGAAGGCIYTTKQAFIVAVYGNPGDTSSLQQDLEKNTAHAVTVNPADCNTTVKRIADYLIKLGY; from the coding sequence ATGTCGTGGCAGGCATACGTTGATGACAGCCTtatcggcagcggcaacatGCACAGCGCTGCTATTATCGGAGCCGCTGACGGCAGCTACTGGGCGTACGGCGGTAGCTACGTTCCGCAGCCggaagaggtgcagcacATCCAGAAGTGCTTGTCCGATTTCTCGTTCGTGCAGTCCTCTGGTGTGAACATTTACGGTGTCAAGTTCTTCGGCCTCCAGTGCGGCACCGACGGTGACTGCAAGTACATCTTCTTCAAGAAGGGTGCAGCCGGCGGGTGCATTTACACCACAAAGCAGGCATTCATCGTTGCCGTATATGGGAACCCCGGTGATACCTCCTCGCTTCAGCAGGATCTTGAGAAGAACACAGCTCACGCGGTCACCGTGAACCCTGCGGACTGCAACACTACAGTGAAACGCATAGCGGATTATCTCATCAAGCTCGGCTACTAA